A genomic stretch from Candidatus Thermoplasmatota archaeon includes:
- the radB gene encoding DNA repair and recombination protein RadB yields MRVPVGCPPIDELLSGGVESGALTEFYGEAGAGKTNICLQIARNVAREGRKVVFIDTEGVSLERLQQMCGADYRRVHANILFFEPFNLREQDTVVDKAQRLAASSADVGLLVLDSATLHYRVNLSQGDGVTDRRSLAAQLTRLAEVARKRGIPVVITNQVFTNVETDVLEPVGGQLLRHISKAVIRLEKAGGVGGRRRAVIVKHRALPEGLEAFFRIGPHGLEALDGSGARPAAPADADVAGVG; encoded by the coding sequence ATGCGCGTTCCGGTCGGTTGTCCCCCCATCGACGAGCTCCTCTCGGGCGGCGTCGAGTCCGGCGCCCTTACGGAGTTCTACGGGGAGGCCGGCGCGGGGAAGACGAACATCTGTCTCCAGATCGCGCGCAACGTGGCGCGCGAAGGACGCAAGGTCGTCTTCATCGACACGGAGGGCGTGTCGCTCGAGCGTCTGCAGCAGATGTGCGGCGCGGACTACCGGCGCGTGCACGCGAACATCCTGTTCTTCGAGCCGTTCAACCTGCGCGAGCAGGACACGGTCGTCGACAAGGCGCAGCGTCTCGCGGCCTCGAGCGCGGACGTCGGGCTTCTCGTGCTGGACTCGGCGACGCTCCACTACCGCGTGAACCTCAGCCAGGGCGACGGCGTCACGGACCGGCGCTCGCTCGCGGCGCAGCTCACGCGCCTCGCCGAGGTCGCGCGCAAGCGCGGCATTCCCGTCGTCATCACGAACCAGGTGTTCACGAACGTCGAGACGGACGTCCTCGAGCCCGTGGGCGGGCAGCTCCTGCGCCACATCTCGAAGGCCGTCATCCGGCTCGAGAAGGCGGGCGGCGTCGGCGGCCGGAGGCGCGCCGTCATCGTGAAGCACCGCGCGCTCCCGGAAGGCCTCGAGGCGTTCTTCCGCATCGGGCCGCACGGGCTCGAGGCCCTCGACGGTTCGGGCGCGCGTCCCGCGGCCCCCGCCGATGCGGACGTGGCCGGGGTCGGGTAG
- a CDS encoding ammonium transporter codes for MTGPRAHRLRVLLPIALLLALALAALALPAMAQVVESRSSDGPPPSSDGPDPDGRLDAPAPEAGAAPAVDTGDTAWVLVSAALVMLMTPGLALFYGGMVRKKNVMNTIMQVFLILGLVSLQWAVLGYSLAFGPSVGGLVGNLDFAFLAGVGMEPNPTYAATIPHQAFMAFQMMFAIITPALIVGAMVERVSFKALAAFTLLWTTLVYDPLAHWVWGDGGWLRSLGAMDFAGGLVVHVSAGCAALACAIYLGKRLGHGREAMTPHNLTLVMLGTGLLWFGWFGFNAGSALGAGGLAANAFVATHLATAAATLAWMALEWRAKGKPTILGAASGAVAGLVAVTPASGFVGPMAALVIGFAAGGACFWGVRMKERLGFDDALDAWGVHGVGGIVGAVFTGLLASTAVNAAGRNGFLLEPFAASGVLTAQVLSVLAAAIFAFAMTWAILWVVDRAIGLRVPPEHETLGLDLAQHGEVGYAFEAPPVLAARPGEATVTASTVARLAVLPHDGLDPPR; via the coding sequence GTGACCGGCCCCCGCGCGCACCGGCTCCGGGTCCTGCTTCCGATCGCCCTCCTTCTCGCGCTCGCCCTCGCCGCCCTCGCGCTTCCCGCGATGGCGCAGGTCGTCGAGAGCCGCTCGTCCGACGGGCCTCCCCCGTCCTCCGACGGCCCCGACCCCGATGGCCGCCTTGACGCGCCCGCGCCGGAGGCCGGCGCCGCGCCCGCCGTCGACACGGGCGACACGGCGTGGGTTCTCGTTTCCGCGGCGCTGGTCATGCTCATGACCCCCGGCCTCGCCCTCTTCTACGGCGGCATGGTCCGGAAGAAGAACGTGATGAACACCATCATGCAGGTGTTTTTGATCCTCGGCCTCGTCTCGCTCCAGTGGGCGGTGCTCGGGTACAGCCTCGCGTTCGGACCGTCGGTGGGCGGCCTCGTGGGCAACCTCGACTTCGCGTTCCTCGCCGGCGTCGGCATGGAGCCGAACCCGACCTACGCCGCGACGATCCCGCATCAGGCGTTCATGGCGTTCCAGATGATGTTCGCCATCATCACGCCCGCGCTCATCGTCGGCGCGATGGTCGAGCGCGTCTCGTTCAAGGCGCTTGCGGCCTTCACCCTCCTCTGGACCACGCTCGTCTACGATCCCCTCGCGCACTGGGTGTGGGGCGACGGCGGATGGCTGCGTTCGCTCGGCGCGATGGACTTCGCGGGCGGCCTCGTGGTGCACGTCTCGGCGGGATGCGCCGCGCTCGCGTGCGCCATCTACCTCGGCAAGCGGCTCGGCCACGGTCGCGAGGCGATGACGCCGCACAACCTGACGCTCGTGATGCTCGGGACGGGCCTCCTGTGGTTCGGCTGGTTCGGCTTCAACGCGGGATCCGCGCTCGGCGCGGGCGGTCTCGCGGCGAACGCCTTCGTTGCGACCCATCTCGCGACGGCCGCCGCGACGCTCGCCTGGATGGCGCTCGAGTGGCGCGCGAAGGGCAAGCCGACGATCCTCGGCGCCGCCTCGGGCGCGGTCGCGGGTCTTGTCGCCGTCACCCCCGCCTCCGGTTTCGTCGGCCCGATGGCGGCCCTCGTGATCGGGTTCGCGGCGGGCGGCGCCTGCTTCTGGGGCGTGCGCATGAAGGAACGCCTCGGGTTCGACGACGCGCTCGACGCGTGGGGCGTGCACGGCGTCGGCGGCATCGTGGGCGCCGTCTTCACGGGCCTCCTCGCCTCGACCGCGGTGAACGCGGCCGGCCGCAACGGTTTCCTGCTCGAGCCCTTCGCGGCCTCCGGCGTTCTCACCGCGCAGGTGCTCTCGGTCCTCGCCGCCGCGATCTTCGCGTTCGCAATGACGTGGGCCATCCTCTGGGTCGTGGACCGCGCGATCGGGCTCCGCGTGCCACCCGAGCACGAGACGCTGGGCCTCGACCTCGCGCAGCACGGCGAGGTCGGCTATGCCTTCGAGGCTCCGCCCGTCCTCGCCGCGCGCCCGGGCGAAGCGACCGTGACGGCCTCGACGGTGGCCCGCCTCGCGGTGCTCCCCCACGATGGCCTCGATCCGCCGCGGTGA
- a CDS encoding DNA polymerase II large subunit: MKGGYFADTVEAKEVDVDDLDDFEFEAPEIAPRNEGATSAAMQAYFTALELETRRAYAIAEQCRRQGLDPSTQVEIPPAVDLAARVEELLKDYLPQRGVAERIRELSKTKNREEVSLIVAKEVAAGKFGAYPTKETALDGGVRVGLAILTEGILVAPLEGIAGARILRNDDGTDCVALSFAGPIRAAGGTGQALSVLLADIVRRELGIGKYIPTQPEIDRLKEEIPAYKNAQHLQYNPTPAEIDLIAKACPVMIDGEGTEDEEVSGNRDLPRIESNRLRGGACLVMAEGLILKAPKIQKHVKNLKLDGWEFIDTFVNKGKDKKSEGPAPIDYGKPPIEVNPKYMAELVAGRPVFGHPSRKGAFRLRYGRARTAGLASTAIHPATMVIVDDFLAVGTQMKIERPGKATVATPCDTIEGPIVQLHNGSLVEVTTSAEARALKGRVRRIIDLGEILVPYGEFAENNKILPMSPYCVEWWSQELERASGAAPPAFKDAFEAVAFAERTRTPLHPAFNLFWHDLAPGEIRALSEFVLAKGVWRGGTLVLPGDEPHREALVTLGALHETVAAKTSGGRSDEGAGWDRSAVDAVEIANAPTILRLARHAYPLVRGLGLDLEEVEAARGGGSARIVRVRGPDVRVEGTAPPPSAPTYAEHVCGVVSALAGFRVRPRAPYRIGTRMGRPEKAAERKMSPPVHALFPLGEAGGVQRLVKDAAAKGNIEIEVGLRNCGACGSRTILNKCPREGCGGHTQPHRVERVEPQTIHLGDLLARAQSAIGLERLPETVKGVQGLISRTKTPEPLEKGLLRAKHEVFCFKDGTIRFDMTDVPLSHFKPREIHTSVEKLVALGYTHDVRGEPLARDDQILELKVQDVLLSTAGMDYMLRAAQYVDDLLAKMYGLKPYYDCREPEDLVGHLIVGLAPHTSGGVLGRLIGHTKAAVGFAHPYFHAAKRRNCDGDEDCLMLLLDGLVNFSRAYLPDNRGGLMDAPLTLTLRLDPSEVDKEAHNVDVGWRYPLEFYEATTKHPGPKDVEKLVDTVAKRLGTPKQYEGLGFTHDTADIAEGPAISAYKSIGDMMSKMEAQLELAARIRAVDAPDVAALVIGSHFLPDLMGNLKAFSKQKVRCTKCSAKYRRIPLAGHCLKCRSALTMTVHEGSVRKYLEVSKQICERYGVNHYVRQRIEHIEESIESVFSNDRVKKAKLSDFF, translated from the coding sequence GTGAAGGGCGGCTACTTCGCGGACACGGTCGAGGCCAAGGAGGTCGACGTCGACGACCTCGACGACTTCGAGTTCGAGGCGCCCGAGATCGCGCCGCGCAACGAAGGCGCGACCTCCGCGGCGATGCAGGCCTACTTCACCGCGCTCGAGCTCGAGACGCGCCGCGCGTACGCGATCGCGGAGCAATGCCGGCGACAAGGGCTCGATCCCTCGACGCAGGTCGAGATCCCGCCCGCCGTCGACCTCGCGGCGCGCGTCGAGGAGTTGCTGAAGGACTACCTGCCGCAGCGGGGCGTCGCCGAGCGGATCCGCGAGCTCTCGAAGACGAAGAACCGCGAGGAGGTCTCGCTCATCGTCGCGAAGGAGGTCGCCGCGGGGAAGTTCGGGGCGTATCCAACCAAGGAGACCGCGCTCGACGGCGGCGTGCGCGTCGGACTCGCCATCCTCACGGAAGGCATCCTCGTCGCGCCGCTCGAAGGCATCGCGGGCGCGCGCATCCTCCGGAACGACGACGGAACCGACTGCGTCGCGCTCTCGTTCGCGGGCCCGATCCGCGCGGCGGGCGGCACGGGTCAAGCCCTCTCCGTCCTCCTCGCCGACATCGTGAGGCGCGAGCTCGGCATCGGGAAATACATCCCGACGCAGCCCGAGATCGATCGTCTGAAAGAGGAGATTCCCGCCTACAAGAACGCGCAGCACCTGCAATACAATCCCACGCCCGCCGAGATCGACCTCATCGCGAAGGCCTGTCCGGTGATGATCGACGGCGAAGGGACGGAAGACGAGGAGGTCAGCGGCAACCGCGATCTTCCGCGCATCGAATCCAACCGCCTGCGCGGCGGCGCGTGTCTCGTCATGGCCGAGGGCCTCATCCTCAAGGCGCCGAAGATCCAGAAGCACGTCAAGAATCTCAAGCTCGACGGCTGGGAGTTCATCGACACGTTCGTGAACAAGGGGAAGGACAAGAAGTCCGAAGGCCCCGCGCCGATCGACTACGGCAAGCCGCCGATCGAGGTGAATCCGAAATACATGGCCGAGCTCGTCGCGGGGCGGCCCGTGTTCGGCCACCCGTCGCGCAAGGGCGCCTTCCGCCTGCGCTATGGCCGCGCGCGCACCGCCGGGCTCGCCTCGACCGCGATCCACCCGGCGACGATGGTCATCGTCGATGATTTCCTGGCGGTCGGCACGCAGATGAAGATCGAGCGCCCGGGCAAGGCCACGGTCGCGACGCCGTGCGACACGATCGAAGGCCCGATCGTGCAGCTGCACAACGGCTCGCTCGTCGAGGTCACGACGAGCGCCGAGGCGCGCGCGCTCAAGGGTCGCGTGAGACGGATCATCGATCTCGGAGAGATCCTCGTCCCGTACGGCGAGTTCGCGGAGAACAACAAGATCCTCCCCATGTCCCCCTATTGCGTCGAATGGTGGTCCCAGGAGCTCGAGCGCGCCTCCGGCGCGGCGCCCCCCGCCTTCAAGGACGCCTTCGAGGCGGTCGCGTTCGCGGAGCGCACGCGCACGCCGCTCCATCCGGCGTTCAACCTCTTCTGGCACGACCTCGCGCCGGGCGAGATCCGCGCGCTTTCCGAGTTCGTCCTCGCGAAGGGCGTCTGGCGCGGCGGCACGCTCGTGCTTCCGGGAGACGAACCCCACCGCGAAGCGCTCGTCACGCTCGGCGCCCTCCACGAAACGGTGGCCGCGAAGACGAGCGGCGGAAGATCCGACGAAGGCGCGGGCTGGGACCGCAGCGCCGTCGACGCGGTCGAGATCGCCAACGCTCCGACGATCCTGCGTCTTGCTCGACACGCCTATCCGCTCGTGCGCGGTTTGGGGCTCGACCTCGAGGAGGTCGAAGCCGCGCGCGGCGGCGGGAGCGCGCGGATCGTGCGCGTCCGCGGCCCCGACGTCCGCGTCGAAGGGACCGCTCCGCCTCCGTCCGCGCCGACCTATGCCGAGCACGTCTGCGGCGTGGTGAGCGCGCTTGCGGGCTTCCGCGTCCGCCCTCGCGCGCCGTACCGCATCGGCACGCGCATGGGTCGACCGGAAAAGGCCGCCGAGCGCAAGATGTCGCCGCCCGTCCACGCGCTCTTCCCGCTCGGCGAAGCGGGAGGCGTGCAGCGCCTGGTGAAGGATGCGGCCGCGAAGGGAAACATCGAGATCGAGGTCGGGCTGCGCAACTGCGGCGCCTGCGGATCGCGCACGATCCTCAACAAGTGTCCGCGCGAAGGCTGCGGCGGCCACACGCAGCCTCATCGCGTCGAGCGCGTCGAGCCTCAGACGATCCACCTGGGCGACCTGCTCGCGCGCGCGCAGTCCGCGATCGGGCTCGAGCGACTGCCTGAGACCGTGAAGGGCGTCCAGGGCCTCATCTCGCGCACGAAGACGCCCGAGCCCCTGGAGAAGGGCCTCCTCCGCGCGAAGCACGAGGTCTTCTGCTTCAAGGACGGAACGATCCGGTTCGACATGACGGACGTCCCGCTTTCGCATTTCAAGCCGCGCGAGATCCACACGAGCGTCGAGAAGCTCGTCGCCCTCGGTTACACGCACGACGTGCGCGGCGAACCGCTCGCGCGCGACGACCAGATCCTCGAGCTCAAGGTCCAGGACGTCCTCCTCTCCACCGCGGGCATGGATTACATGCTCCGCGCGGCCCAGTACGTCGACGATCTCCTCGCGAAGATGTACGGGCTCAAACCTTACTACGATTGCAGGGAGCCCGAGGACCTCGTCGGGCACCTCATCGTCGGCCTCGCCCCCCACACGTCGGGCGGCGTGCTCGGGCGCCTCATCGGCCACACGAAGGCCGCCGTCGGGTTCGCGCATCCGTACTTCCATGCGGCGAAGCGGCGCAATTGCGACGGCGACGAGGACTGCCTCATGCTCCTCCTCGACGGCCTCGTCAACTTCTCCCGCGCCTACCTCCCCGACAACCGCGGCGGCCTCATGGACGCGCCGCTCACCCTGACGCTCCGCCTCGACCCGAGCGAAGTCGACAAGGAAGCCCACAACGTCGACGTGGGTTGGCGCTACCCGCTCGAGTTCTACGAAGCGACGACGAAGCACCCCGGGCCGAAAGACGTCGAGAAGCTCGTCGACACCGTCGCGAAGCGGCTCGGCACGCCGAAGCAGTATGAAGGGCTCGGCTTCACGCACGACACGGCCGACATCGCCGAAGGCCCCGCCATCTCCGCGTACAAGAGCATCGGCGACATGATGAGCAAGATGGAGGCGCAGCTCGAGCTCGCCGCGCGCATCCGCGCCGTCGACGCGCCCGACGTCGCGGCCCTCGTCATCGGCAGCCACTTCCTGCCCGACCTCATGGGCAACCTGAAGGCCTTCAGCAAGCAGAAGGTGCGCTGCACCAAATGCAGCGCGAAATACCGCAGGATCCCGCTCGCGGGCCACTGCCTCAAGTGCCGCTCCGCGCTCACGATGACCGTGCACGAAGGGAGCGTCCGCAAGTACCTCGAGGTCTCGAAGCAGATCTGCGAGCGGTACGGCGTCAACCACTACGTGCGCCAGCGCATCGAGCACATCGAGGAGAGCATCGAGAGCGTCTTCAGCAACGACCGCGTGAAGAAGGCGAAGCTCAGCGACTTTTTTTAG
- a CDS encoding winged helix-turn-helix transcriptional regulator gives MRGITMRRLLTLAVTVLAVALVPLAAATSLDTLQQAGLGTADPAQQAERAAQAVKDEVAPATGAEAPPPSVLPEEPGFDVGPIHVALAGLALAGLSLAAYALFAGGARFITKDEVLENDVRASIYNYLRAKVGANLKSITDDLHLTTTNAIWHLRKLEDAGLIHSRRFNGYKVFYPAEGGVAARRLSLSVTALNNENAQRVFEYVVANPGAHQREIARILGVNHGTVRWHLKKLRRAELLTEVRRGKTSAYYATDVGVEALQTVRPTVESHVVVPSGVPQ, from the coding sequence GTGCGCGGGATCACCATGCGCCGCCTTCTCACGCTGGCCGTCACGGTCCTCGCGGTCGCCCTCGTCCCCCTCGCCGCCGCGACGAGCCTCGACACGCTCCAGCAGGCGGGGCTCGGCACGGCGGACCCGGCCCAGCAGGCCGAGCGCGCGGCGCAGGCCGTGAAGGACGAAGTGGCGCCCGCGACGGGCGCCGAGGCGCCGCCGCCGTCGGTCCTCCCGGAGGAGCCCGGTTTCGACGTAGGCCCCATCCACGTCGCCCTCGCGGGCCTCGCCCTTGCGGGCCTCTCGCTCGCCGCCTACGCCCTTTTCGCCGGGGGCGCGCGGTTCATCACGAAGGACGAGGTCCTCGAGAACGACGTCCGCGCGTCGATCTACAACTACCTCCGCGCGAAGGTCGGCGCGAACCTGAAGAGCATCACCGACGACCTCCATCTCACCACGACCAACGCCATCTGGCATCTCCGCAAGCTCGAGGACGCGGGGCTCATCCACAGCCGCCGCTTCAACGGCTACAAGGTTTTCTATCCGGCCGAGGGCGGCGTCGCGGCCCGCCGGCTGAGCCTCAGCGTCACGGCGCTGAACAACGAGAACGCCCAGCGCGTCTTCGAGTACGTCGTCGCGAACCCGGGCGCGCACCAGCGCGAGATCGCCCGCATCCTGGGCGTGAACCACGGCACGGTCCGCTGGCACCTCAAGAAGCTCCGCCGCGCCGAGCTCCTGACCGAGGTCCGCCGCGGGAAGACGTCCGCCTACTACGCCACCGACGTCGGGGTCGAGGCGCTCCAGACGGTCCGGCCCACGGTGGAATCGCACGTGGTCGTCCCCTCGGGCGTCCCCCAGTAG
- a CDS encoding winged helix-turn-helix transcriptional regulator — protein MRDRKSLLLVTGYALIAAVLFLPIISAQVDLVGPTPEIDPKDPTGFVTQPSQPPTDGSTPPPAGDLDPTGSRSPWLGDAIADLGFGGGIAIGIAVSVAALAVGLLFAGGAKFVTGANVLENEARRTIFEYIQSHPGTHLRATATALDLSTTNVLWHLRKLEDAKLVASKKFEGYKVFYPVAGGVETKRKAIASAVLKNGNAQQILEYIAAHPSAHQREIARAMNVNHGTVRWHLRKLNEAGLLVQVKKEHTTQYYLAEEGHEFLSPGAPVAPIPAGVIPAPVEGHAHDDEHEDAPHDAADGPRAPLRDPTRS, from the coding sequence ATGCGGGATCGCAAGAGCCTGCTCCTTGTCACGGGCTATGCCCTGATCGCGGCCGTCCTGTTCCTGCCGATCATCTCGGCGCAGGTCGACCTCGTCGGTCCCACGCCCGAGATCGATCCGAAGGATCCGACGGGCTTCGTGACGCAGCCCTCGCAGCCCCCGACCGATGGATCGACGCCCCCGCCGGCAGGCGACCTCGACCCCACCGGCTCCCGGTCGCCCTGGCTTGGGGACGCGATCGCGGACCTCGGCTTCGGCGGCGGCATCGCGATCGGCATCGCGGTCTCTGTCGCGGCCCTCGCGGTCGGTCTCCTCTTCGCGGGCGGCGCGAAATTCGTCACGGGCGCGAACGTTCTCGAGAACGAAGCGCGCCGCACGATCTTCGAATACATCCAGTCGCACCCCGGTACGCACCTGCGCGCGACCGCGACCGCGCTCGACCTCTCCACGACGAACGTCCTCTGGCACCTGCGCAAGCTCGAGGACGCGAAGCTCGTCGCGTCGAAGAAGTTCGAGGGCTACAAGGTGTTCTACCCGGTCGCGGGCGGGGTCGAGACGAAGCGAAAGGCGATCGCGTCGGCCGTCCTCAAGAACGGCAACGCCCAGCAGATCCTCGAATACATCGCCGCGCACCCGAGCGCGCACCAGCGCGAGATCGCGCGCGCGATGAACGTCAACCACGGTACCGTCCGCTGGCACCTGCGCAAGCTCAACGAGGCGGGTCTCCTCGTGCAGGTCAAGAAGGAGCACACGACGCAGTACTACCTCGCGGAGGAGGGCCACGAGTTCCTCTCGCCCGGCGCCCCCGTCGCGCCCATCCCTGCGGGCGTCATCCCGGCCCCCGTCGAGGGCCACGCGCACGACGACGAGCACGAGGATGCGCCCCACGACGCGGCCGATGGGCCCCGCGCGCCGCTGCGCGACCCGACGCGGTCGTGA